The Salegentibacter sp. Hel_I_6 region CTGTGCGTTTACACAACCGTTGTAAGCTAACTGGTAGGCCAAAAGGTTATATGAGACAATTTGGACTTTCTCGTGTAATGTTTAGAGAAATGGCTAATCAGGGTTTAATTCCTGGTGTAAGAAAAGCTAGTTGGTAAAATTATAAATTGGTAGCAG contains the following coding sequences:
- the rpsN gene encoding 30S ribosomal protein S14, which encodes MAKESMKAREVKRQKMVKKYAEKREALKEAGDWEALQKLPKNSSPVRLHNRCKLTGRPKGYMRQFGLSRVMFREMANQGLIPGVRKASW